The genomic region TAATCGAATCAGCTGGGAAGCTGAGTCAAAGAGTGTGATAACCACGTAGATTAAACAACTTGACCTCCGTTCTGGATCCTGAGTACGGCGGAACACGTGAAATTCCGTCGGAATCCGGGAGGACCATCTCCCAAGGCTAAATACTCCCTAGTGACCGATAGTGAACCAGTACCGTGAGGGAAAGGTGAAAAGCACCCCGGAAGGGGAGTGAAATAGATCCTGAAACCATGTGCCTACAATTAGTCAAAGCTCGTTAATGAGTGATGGCGTGCCTTTTGTAGAATGAACCGGCGAGTTACGTTTATATGCGAGGTTAAAGTGAAAAGCTGGAGCCGTAGCGAAAGCGAGTCTGAAATGGGCGAGTGAGTATATAGATGTAGACCCGAAACCAAGTGACCTACCCATGTCCAGGTTGAAGGTGTGGTAAAACACACTGGAGGACCGAACCCACGTCAGTTGAAAATGGCGGGGATGAGGTGTGGGTAGCGGTGAAATTCCAATCGAACTTGGAGATAGCTGGTTCTCTCCGAAATAGCTTTAGGGCTAGCCTCGGAATATTGGATCATGGAGGTAGAGCACTGTTTGGACTAGGGGCCCGTCATGGGTTACTGAATTCAGATAAACTCCGAATACCATTGATTTAGTTCCGGGAGTCAGACTGCGAGTGATAAGATCCGTAGTCGAAAGGGAAACAGCCCAGATCACCAGTTAAGGTCCCAAAATTTATGTTAAGTGGAAAAGGATGTGGCGGTGCACAGACAACTAGGATGTTGGCTCAGAAGCAGCCACCATTTAAAGAGTGCGTAATAGCTCACTAGTCGAGTGCCGCTGCGCCGAAAATGTACCGGGGCTAAACATAATACCGAAACTGTGGGTGGACACGTAAGTGTCCGCGGTAGGAGAGCGTTCTAAGGGCGATGAAGCTAGATCGTAAGGACTAGTGGAGCGCTTAGAAGTGAGAATGCCGGCATGAGTAGCGAAAGATCAGTGAGAATCTGATCCACCGTATGACTAAGGTTTCCTGGGGAAGGCTCGTCCTCCCAGGGTTAGTCGGGACCTAAGGCGAGGCCGAGAGGCGTAGTCGATGGATAACAGGTTGATATTCCTGTACTAGTTTATTTTGTTTGAATGATGGAGGGACGCAGGAAGCTAAGGAATGCACACGACTGGAAATGTGTGTCCAAGCAATAAGTCTTGAGTTGAGTGAAATGCTTGATTCTTTAAGGACAAGTTGTGATGGGGAGCGAAATTAAGTAGCGAAGTTCCTGATGTTACACTGCCAAGAAAAGCTTCTAGTGAGAAATAAACTACCCGTACCGTAAACCGACACAGGTGGTCGAGGAGAATATCCTAAGGTGAGCGAGTGAACTCTCGTTAAGGAACTCGGCAAAATGACCCCGTAACTTCGGGAGAAGGGGTGCTGACCGTCAGGTCAGCCGCAGTGAATAGGCCCAAACAACTGTTTATCAAAAACACAGGTCTCTGCAAAATCGTAAGATGACGTATAGGGGCTGACGCCTGCCCGGTGCTGGAAGGTTAAGAGGATGAGTTAGCGCAAGCGAAGCCCAGAATTGAAGCCCCAGTAAACGGCGGCCGTAACTATAACGGTCCTAAGGTAGCGAAATTCCTTGTCGGGTAAGTTCCGACCCGCACGAAAGGCGTAATGATTTGGGCACTGTCTCAACGAGAGACTCGGTGAAATTATAATACCCGTGAAGATGCGGGTTACCCGCGACAGGACGGAAAGACCCCATGGAGCTTTACTGTAGCTTGATATTGAGTGTTTGTACAGTTTGTACAGGATAGGTAGGAGCCGTAGAAATCGGAACGCTAGTTTCGATTGAGGCGTTGGTGGGATACTACCCTAACTGTATGACCACTCTAACCCGCGCCACTTAGCGTGGCGGGAGACAGTGTCAGGTGGGCAGTTTGACTGGGGCGGTCGCCTCCTAAAGTGTAACGGAGGCGCTCAAAGGTTCTCTCAGAATGGTTGGAAATCATTCGTAGAGTGTAAAGGTATAAGAGAGCTTGACTGTGAGATTGACAAATCGAGCAGGGACGAAAGTCGGACTTAGTGATCCGGTGGTTCCGTATGGAAGGGCCATCGCTCAACGGATAAAAGCTACCCTGGGGATAACAGGCTTATCTCCCCCAAGAGTCCACATCGACGGGGAGGTTTGGCACCTCGATGTCGGCTCATCGCATCCTGGGGCTGTAGTCGGTCCCAAGGGTTGGGCTGTTCGCCCATTAAAGCGGTACGCGAGCTGGGTTCAGAACGTCGTGAGACAGTTCGGTCCCTATCCGTCGCGGGCGCAGGAAATTTGAGAGGAGCTGTCCTTAGTACGAGAGGACCGGGATGGACATACCTCTGGTGTACCAGTTGTGCCGCCAGGCGCATCGCTGGGTAGCTATGTATGGCAGGGATAAACGCTGAAAGCATCTAAGTGTGAAGCCCCCCTCGAGATGAGATTTCCCATTCCTTTATGGAAGTAAGACCCCTGAAAGATGATCAGGTAGATAGGCTAGGAGTGGAAGTACAGCGATGTATGGAGCGGACTAGTACTAATCGGTCGAGGACTTAACCAAAGGTGCAATGTTAGGCTTTTGAAATGAAAATATTACTTATTATGCAGTTTTGAGAGAACGAAGTTCTTCTCAGTGCGAAAGCACAAATAGTGTGGTGGCGATAGCAAGAAGGATACACCTGTTCCCATGTCGAACACAGTAGTTAAGCTTCTTAGCGCCGATAGTAGTTGGTGGGAAACTACCTGCGAGGATAGGACGTTGCCACGCTTGATTCCGGTTTAGCTCAGTTGGGAGAGCGCATGACTGTTAATCATGATGTCGTCAGTTCGAGCCTGACAACCGGAGTAATAAATTGAGCGGTTGAGACCCTTCAATCGTTTTTTATTTTCGGCCCGTTGGTCAAGTGGTTAAGACACCGCCCTTTCACGGCGGTATCATGGGTTCAAATCCCGTACGGGTCATCTTTTATGCCGGCTTAGCTCAGTTGGTAGAGCATCGGTATCGTAAACCGAGGGTCACAGGTTCGACTCCTGCAGCCGGCACTAAGTGTTATGCGTGTGATTCTTGTTAAGCACTGTTAGTCTGAATGACTAGCAGTGCTTTTTTGTTACCTATTAATAAGGCTCAAAAATAAGACGTTGTCCAATATTTGCGGACAACGTCTTATTTAGTTTAAACGATCATTCACCCACTGCCATAACAGTAGTTGTGTTCGGCCTAAAATTTTACCGTTTGCTAATATCTCAGCAGCTCGTTTTTTATCAACCCAAATGCTGGTCAATTCCTCAGCGGATTCTAAAGCCGTTTCTTGAGAGGGGTGTTGATCGATTGTACAGATGGCTAAAGTGATGGCACCATCTGTAATACCTGGCGTAGAATAGCTAGGACTAAAGATTTGATCAATATGAACACCTTGATAGCCAGTTTCTTCGACGAGTTCGCGCTCAATGGCTTGTTCGACTGTTTCACCAGGTTCGATTAAACCAGCTGAATTACCGTAGACATAATCGTTGAGAGGGAGTCTAAATTGTCTTAATAACAAGACCTGACTATGATCATGATTGAGACAAAACATAGTGACAGCAGAGGCCGTTACGGGATGTTTAAGGTTGTCTGTTGTTAAATTAGCCTCACGACTAACAAAGTGATAATTAATCTCCTCTTGTTTGGGATTTTGATAGGTAGCTTCGTAATAATTAAGCCACCGATCCGCTAATAACTTTTTAAGTGCAACTAATTTGAGTTGTGTCACGATATTCGACCTACTTTCTATTTAATCATTGTACTACAAAGATTCCTCAACCGTTCACCCATAAAATAATTATTGAATCGAAGTAGATTAACAAAATTGATTATGACTTAGATAATATATTAGTAATCACTGATTACTAGTTAAGAAAGTAACTGTTGAAAATAAGCGAAAGCAGTAATTATTAATTGCCAAAACACTAGATAAATCTAGTGAAAAAAGTTTTGAAAGTTAGTCAAAAAATACATAAAAATTTAAAAAAGAATTGCTTTAACATTAAAATAAGATTATAATGTCATTTATAGATTCTAAGCGAATGATAAGAGAGTTCTTGTATAGTGCCGATTTCAACCATTGAAGTCCCTATCTTAACAGCTGTCAATTCCTAGTTTCAAAAATAATAAAGTTTTAAAGTGGGGTATTACAATGGAAGAGAAACATGAAAAGACATTCTTTGGCCAACCGCACGGCCTATCGACATTATTCTTCACAGAAATGTGGGAACGATTCAGTTATTACGGGATGCGTGCAATTTTACTATTCTATATGTATTTTGCTTTAGATAAGGGTGGTCTTGGTTTTGACAAGGCAACCGCAATGTCAGTGATGGCGATCTATGGTTCTATGGTTTACTTAGCCAGTGTTGTTGGTGGTTGGTTGAGTGATCGAATCTGGGGTAGCTTTAAGACCGTCTTCATCGGTGGGTTCTTCATTATGTTGGGTCATATTGTACTAGCGGTACCGATGGGCGCAACTGCTTTATTTATTTCAATCGGCTTGATTGTTGCCGGAACTGGGTTATTGAAACCAAACGTTTCTGAAATGGTCGGTGGCCTATACAGTGAAGATGATCGTCGTCGAGATGCTGGTTTCAGTATGTTCGTCTTCGGGATTAACTTAGGGTCATTCGTGGCACCTTGGGTTGTTGGTACAATCGGACAACAAGTTAACTTCCATTTAGGCTTTTCATTAGCCGCAGTTGGGATGTTCTTCGGCCTTATCCAATACTACCGTGGCCGTTCACAATTTAGTAAAGAAAATTCTAAACCAAATGATCCAATCGCAGCGGACGAACTAAGAGGGATTATCATTAAAGTGGTTATCGGCTTAGTCGTTATTGCACTTGGTATTACAGCTTTACAATTAACAAATAATTTAAACATTGATAATATTGTTTTAATCATCTCAATCGTCGCAATTGCATTACCAATTATTTACTTCTACAACATGCTTTCAAGCAAGAAAATTACTAAAAAAGAACGTTCACGCGTTTTAGCTTATATTCCACTCTTCATCGCTGCCGCTGTTTTCTGGGGTATTGAAGAATCAGGTTCAGTTGTCTTGGCATTGTTTGCTGAAGATCGGACAATCTTGCATATTGGTGGCTGGAAGCTTGCTGCTTCTAACTTCCAATCATTAAATCCATTGTTCATCATGCTTTTAACACCATTATTTGTTTGGTTATGGAGCACATGGAAGAAACAACCATCAGCACCTGGTAAATTCGCCGTTGGTTTGATCTTCGCTGGATTATCATACATGTTTATGGCACTTCCTGGATTATTACACGGGACAGCTGTTCGTGTTAGTCCATTCTGGTTAATCGGTTCATGGTTAATTGTTGAAATTGCTGAAATGTTAATCTCACCAATCGGCCTTTCGATTACAACCAAATTAGTACCAAAAGCATTTAGATCACAAATGATGAGTATATGGTTCTTAGCTGATGCTGCTGGTCAAGCGGTCAACGCACAGTTAGTTCGTTTATACTCACCACAAACTGAAATTAAATACTTCTTAGGCATCGGGATCGTTAGTGCGATCTTCGGGATCGTCTTAATTTTCTTCGTGAAACCAATTCACAAGTTAATGGAAGGCGTTGACTAAATTAATTAAAAGAAATCTTGGTTATTTATACAATAATCGAGGTTTTTTTTGCATTTTAGGGTTGATTTTTGTCTGGAAATTTTGTAAACTAATATAGTTGAATCGATGAGATGAGACAGACATATGGAGGAGTAGCGAAGTGGCTAAACGCGGCGGACTGTAAATCCGCTCCTTCGGGTTCGGTGGTTCGAATCCACTCTCCTCCACTTGATTGGGCTATGGCCAAGCGGTAAGGCAACAGGTTTTGATCCTGTCATGCGCTGGTTCGAATCCAGCTAGCCCAATAATTTATCAGGTAAGCGGACCGACAATTGTCGGTCCGCTTTTTTTGTGAGTAAAAAAACACGCTTTATTCATTTATAGAATAAGCGTGCGCGGATTATTGATAGCAGTTCTGAGTTTTAAGGTAAAAAAGATGATTTAATCGCGCTTCAGGTAAGCCCCAGAACTCGAATCTGAAGAGGTTAAAGGAAATCCGACTAATAGTCCGTCGTGTGCCTTATAAACTTCACGGGCCCATGTATAGCCAAGGGAGAGTATTAATTTAAAGAGTGGTTTTGAGAGAAGATAATAGGTAACAAAAAAGGCCGATGAATTAATTTTCACCAGCTTTTTTGTTATTTATTTCATTCGTCTAACAAGTAATAATAGTAATTCACTGATTTCGTTTGCCTCGTCAGCATCAAATGTTAGTAATTCGTCGATAAGTTTTTTTAGATAAAAGGACAATAAAAGCCCCCTGCAGTGAAATGGGTTCGTTGGCTTTTTATAGCATCACTTTGTCTTTTTCTAGGCTTGATGGGTGTTCAAAAGTATCGGCATGATCAGTTAACGCAAAATATCGCCCGAGCACGAACCGTCAAAGTGCGACCAGTTCAGACGAAAAAGACGGCGGACGATAATGCACCGCAACCAACTTATTGGGATGAAGATACGCGGGGGATTACGGTTGGTAAGTTGGCAATTCCCTCAGTTGGCATTAAATTGCCGATTATCAAAGGTATTGGTCAAACAAACGGGCACGATAATATGCTAAAGGCGGCTGTTACCAATAAACAAGGACAGACAATGGGCAAGCGGAATTATGTTTTGAGTAGTCACGATATTGCCCAGGAAAATGTTTTGTTTTCACCACTCGGTCAAACGAAAGTGGGCGCCGCGATTTATTTGACCGATACGAAGCAGGTTTATACCTATCGCGTCATCAGTCGCAAAACGGTTAAGGCCAACCAAGTAGCTATTTTGGATGATGTCCGGCAAAAACGCCTAGTGACTTTGTATACCTGTGATCCTGATGGCGAGATAGTCAATGGTCAGACTTACGAGCGAACAGTCGTTGTGGGTGAATTGGTTCAAACAACGAAGGCATCAGCTAAAACTTTAGCACGCTTCTAAATGAAACAGCATCTGGCAAAATTGATTTTGTCAGGTGCTGTTTTTAGATAGATATGGTGTTAATTGACTTTAACACTTTCTTTCGGTATTCTTGGTTCAATACAAAAAGGGGTGGCAGAATGAAAATTGGTTTTATTGGTGTCGGTAATATGGCACAAGCAATTATTAAAGGCTTAGTGAAAGCTGATCAGATCGCAACAACGGATATTTTGGTTCACGGGGCTCATCCGGCAAATTATGAAGCATTTGCGGCTGAACAACACATTACACCAGTGGCAGATAACATCGCGGTGGTCGCACAAGCTGATATTGTCTTCTTGGCGGTTAAACCATATATTGTGCCACTTATTCTAGAAGAAACAAGCGCTGCTTTTAAAGAAAAACAACCATTAATGGTCTCAATGGCAGCCGGTCTTTCATTGGCTAAATTAAGTCAACAAGTGGACGCGGATAATCTACCTATTTTGCGGATTATGCCCAACGTTAACGTTGCTAACCGCGCCGGTATCACAGCCGTTGTCGGTAATGCACAAGTGAGTGCTGATCAATTGAAGAGCGTGAAGGACGTCTTGTCACAATTAGGTGGCGTTGTTGAAATTGGTGAAAAAGACTTCACAACTTTCAGCGCACTTGCTGGTAGTTCACCAGCTTTCGTTTACTTATTCATCGATTCAATGGCACGGGCTGGTGTTAAACACGGTTTAACCAAGAAAGCTGCAACTGAAATCGCAGCCCAAGCTGTTTTAGGGAGCGCCCAAAATGTTCTGCTGAGTGACGATTCACCATGGGACTTAATCGACAAAGTATCATCACCAGGTGGCACAACCGTTGCGGGCTTGTTAGCAATGGAAGAAGCAGGTTTAATGTCAGCAGTCGTCAAAGGTATCGACGCAACAATCGAAAAAGACTTGGAAAGCCAAAAATAGCGTGCGGACTCGAACGATTTGACTTTGAGGATTAACCTAAAAATGAGCAGTATGGCAGGTTTTAGCCATACTGCTCATTTTGTAGTTAACCGGAAAAGGCAGTTTTGAAAAGCACGTTTAAGCCTAAAAAAGAGGTCAAATAAAAGTAATTTTTGTTTCGACCTCTTTTTTTATGCCATGCTCTGGCCTATTTTTAACGACGTTGCGCTTGTCTGCACATCGTATGACATAACTGATGTGTTAATAAGCTACTGGCAGGTGAGACGGGGTTTTCACCATTTGTTTGTAAGGCTGTGATAAAGGCCTTGATCATTGGGTCAAAGCCACGAGTAACTAATGTTGGTTCCCAGTCTGCAGGTTGTTGTTGCCGGTTATCGGTTGCCGTCTTGGCGGTATATTGTGTCAGGTTATCCACGGTGAACAAGCCGTGCGGACTTTGAAGACTAGCGATTTCTTGGTTAGTGCCGCCTTGCATATTTAACGTCGCAGTGATGAGTTGGCTGGCCGTTTCAACGGTCAATTGGGCGACTTGTAATTGTTGGTTGGCATCCTGTTTACAATACGTTTGCACGTTATAGCTCAAACCAACGTCATTGGCTAAATAAAGGGCTGTATTAATAGTATGAATCATTAAATCGTAAATCGCAAAAGCGGCTGGTTGCCGTGTATCAACGCGTGTTTTCGTAACGTTAATCAGTTGCTTGTTAGGGATGCTTTTTAATTTTTGTAATTGCGGCACAAAACGACGGTTGAAACCCACGGTTAATAATAGGCCTTGTTGTGCGGCTAATTTATAGAGTTCAGCGACTTCCAGTGGGTTCTCGCTGAGCGGTTTATCAACAAAAACGTGTAATCCATGTGAGAGTGCTTGCTTAACAAGTGTATAATGGGTATTAGTAGGTGTATGGATAAAAACGGCATCCAATGATTTTGCCAAGAGGGCCTCAAAAGAAAGGCAACCATCGCTAAAGTGATATTGGGCCTGTAATTGTGCAAGCTTAGCAGGCTGACGAGAACATAAAACCCAGTTAACTTGATCTTGTAATTGTGCCATCACTGGCAAATAAGCTTTTTGCGCGATGTTCCCTAAACCGATAACCCCAATATTTAGCATGCTTAAAACTCCTCACAGTAGTTGATAAGGACAGTATACCAAATTTTTAAGAAAACGGTTCAAAGATCACGCCGAGTGGCTTGCATTTTTGGTCTATACCATTTATACTGGAAGTAATTTAATAATAGAGGTGGATGGATAATGACAATCAAAGTTTTAAAACATGCAGTAATCTATACTGGTGATGACGTTATTGAAGACGGCTATATTCGTTTTGACAAACAGATTTTAGCTGTTGGCCCAATGTTTGACTACAAAGCACAAGCTGGCGAAGAAATCCAAGATATGAAAGGTCAAACTATCATTCCTGGCTTCATCGACGTTCACTGTCATGGTGGTTACGG from Latilactobacillus sakei subsp. sakei DSM 20017 = JCM 1157 harbors:
- a CDS encoding NUDIX hydrolase, whose amino-acid sequence is MTQLKLVALKKLLADRWLNYYEATYQNPKQEEINYHFVSREANLTTDNLKHPVTASAVTMFCLNHDHSQVLLLRQFRLPLNDYVYGNSAGLIEPGETVEQAIERELVEETGYQGVHIDQIFSPSYSTPGITDGAITLAICTIDQHPSQETALESAEELTSIWVDKKRAAEILANGKILGRTQLLLWQWVNDRLN
- a CDS encoding peptide MFS transporter is translated as MEEKHEKTFFGQPHGLSTLFFTEMWERFSYYGMRAILLFYMYFALDKGGLGFDKATAMSVMAIYGSMVYLASVVGGWLSDRIWGSFKTVFIGGFFIMLGHIVLAVPMGATALFISIGLIVAGTGLLKPNVSEMVGGLYSEDDRRRDAGFSMFVFGINLGSFVAPWVVGTIGQQVNFHLGFSLAAVGMFFGLIQYYRGRSQFSKENSKPNDPIAADELRGIIIKVVIGLVVIALGITALQLTNNLNIDNIVLIISIVAIALPIIYFYNMLSSKKITKKERSRVLAYIPLFIAAAVFWGIEESGSVVLALFAEDRTILHIGGWKLAASNFQSLNPLFIMLLTPLFVWLWSTWKKQPSAPGKFAVGLIFAGLSYMFMALPGLLHGTAVRVSPFWLIGSWLIVEIAEMLISPIGLSITTKLVPKAFRSQMMSIWFLADAAGQAVNAQLVRLYSPQTEIKYFLGIGIVSAIFGIVLIFFVKPIHKLMEGVD
- a CDS encoding class A sortase translates to MGVQKYRHDQLTQNIARARTVKVRPVQTKKTADDNAPQPTYWDEDTRGITVGKLAIPSVGIKLPIIKGIGQTNGHDNMLKAAVTNKQGQTMGKRNYVLSSHDIAQENVLFSPLGQTKVGAAIYLTDTKQVYTYRVISRKTVKANQVAILDDVRQKRLVTLYTCDPDGEIVNGQTYERTVVVGELVQTTKASAKTLARF
- the proC gene encoding pyrroline-5-carboxylate reductase, which gives rise to MKIGFIGVGNMAQAIIKGLVKADQIATTDILVHGAHPANYEAFAAEQHITPVADNIAVVAQADIVFLAVKPYIVPLILEETSAAFKEKQPLMVSMAAGLSLAKLSQQVDADNLPILRIMPNVNVANRAGITAVVGNAQVSADQLKSVKDVLSQLGGVVEIGEKDFTTFSALAGSSPAFVYLFIDSMARAGVKHGLTKKAATEIAAQAVLGSAQNVLLSDDSPWDLIDKVSSPGGTTVAGLLAMEEAGLMSAVVKGIDATIEKDLESQK
- a CDS encoding Gfo/Idh/MocA family protein, whose amino-acid sequence is MLNIGVIGLGNIAQKAYLPVMAQLQDQVNWVLCSRQPAKLAQLQAQYHFSDGCLSFEALLAKSLDAVFIHTPTNTHYTLVKQALSHGLHVFVDKPLSENPLEVAELYKLAAQQGLLLTVGFNRRFVPQLQKLKSIPNKQLINVTKTRVDTRQPAAFAIYDLMIHTINTALYLANDVGLSYNVQTYCKQDANQQLQVAQLTVETASQLITATLNMQGGTNQEIASLQSPHGLFTVDNLTQYTAKTATDNRQQQPADWEPTLVTRGFDPMIKAFITALQTNGENPVSPASSLLTHQLCHTMCRQAQRR